The Gemmatimonadota bacterium genome has a segment encoding these proteins:
- a CDS encoding FAD-binding protein has protein sequence MTWRSWAGDVVAAGVPVAVAHDLASLRALVRRGRSLRIAGAGHSCSALVPSRDTIVQLRGMDRVLALDVDAGTARVEAGARMGQVARWLAKRGWCLRHIGSSSYPTVGGALATAVHGSGRRWGSVSSEASVTGLTLLLASGEMLPLAGDRPADQEFLAAARTHLGALGVVLDVTLRVERGSTMRVTRERRAVGELSDASLHLGDDHVEAWWMPYTSDALVVRRTLLPEWPSAPGGSAAAVALHRILGEDLPLAAALRVVARRPGLGASFARWITRASAPTRPATAILRWDFATVGPRWLRAPTMEFGLPAAALRGALSGLATLAEEVRASTPFHLPVNIRWVGADRGTMLSMAEGRDTVFVEVPWHCRMPGRDQVLPRVEALLLSLGGRPHWGKLSYGNPWALYPERARWAQVRSVLDPAGVFSNDYLDRLTSGRPLRDPIDA, from the coding sequence ATGACGTGGCGCTCGTGGGCAGGCGACGTGGTGGCGGCGGGGGTCCCTGTGGCCGTGGCGCACGACCTCGCTTCGCTCCGCGCCCTCGTGCGCCGTGGTCGCTCCCTGCGCATCGCGGGCGCCGGTCACAGTTGTTCGGCCCTGGTGCCCTCCCGCGACACCATCGTTCAGCTGCGGGGGATGGATCGCGTTCTTGCGCTTGATGTGGATGCGGGCACGGCGCGCGTCGAGGCCGGGGCGCGCATGGGACAGGTCGCGCGCTGGCTCGCCAAGCGCGGCTGGTGCCTGCGTCACATCGGTTCGTCCAGTTACCCGACCGTGGGCGGCGCGCTCGCCACGGCCGTACATGGCTCGGGACGCCGGTGGGGATCAGTCAGTAGCGAGGCGAGTGTCACCGGCCTCACGCTGCTCCTCGCCTCGGGCGAGATGTTACCCCTCGCTGGTGATCGCCCCGCCGATCAGGAGTTCCTCGCGGCGGCCCGGACCCACCTCGGCGCACTCGGCGTGGTGCTCGACGTAACCCTGCGCGTGGAACGCGGTAGCACGATGCGCGTCACACGCGAACGGCGCGCGGTTGGTGAGCTATCGGATGCGTCGCTCCACCTGGGCGACGACCACGTGGAAGCGTGGTGGATGCCCTACACCTCGGACGCGCTGGTGGTACGCCGTACCCTCCTGCCGGAGTGGCCATCGGCGCCGGGGGGAAGCGCGGCGGCGGTCGCGCTGCATCGCATCCTTGGTGAAGACCTCCCCCTGGCAGCGGCGCTTCGTGTGGTGGCTCGGCGCCCTGGACTCGGCGCATCGTTTGCGCGCTGGATCACGCGAGCGTCTGCGCCCACTCGCCCAGCCACGGCCATCCTCCGCTGGGACTTCGCCACCGTCGGTCCCCGCTGGCTTCGCGCCCCCACGATGGAGTTCGGGCTCCCCGCCGCCGCGCTGCGCGGCGCTCTGTCCGGCCTCGCAACCCTCGCGGAGGAGGTGCGCGCGTCCACGCCATTCCACCTGCCAGTCAACATTCGCTGGGTCGGTGCGGACCGGGGAACGATGCTCAGCATGGCGGAGGGCCGCGACACGGTCTTCGTGGAGGTCCCGTGGCACTGCCGCATGCCGGGACGGGACCAGGTGCTACCCCGCGTGGAGGCACTGCTGCTGTCCCTCGGTGGACGTCCCCACTGGGGAAAGCTCTCCTACGGGAACCCGTGGGCGCTCTATCCCGAGCGCGCCCGATGGGCACAGGTCCGCTCCGTGCTGGATCCTGCCGGGGTATTCAGCAACGACTACCTGGACCGACTGACCTCCGGCCGGCCACTGCGCGACCCGATCGACGCGTGA
- a CDS encoding MFS transporter: MRPLFVVFLTVTLDLVGWGIVIPLLPFYAQEFGASPLEVTLLMGCYSLAQFLGAPWWGRLSDRVGRRPVMLVSITATAIALALFATAPSLLLLFVYRSLHGFAAANIGIAQACVADLTTPETRARGMGLVGAGYGVGFTLGPALGGVLSSFGLSVPLLVAAGLSVLNLGVAFLVLPETRHSTSVRSTRTIAPGVLWHTLMHPTVGGVVATLGMQVMAFAAMESCLALLAAARHGYGPRDIGWLLVAVGTVSVVVQAGLLGRAVRAYGEGRVIVWGLATFGLSLLLMAIVPGGWPFVGALALAAVGQGLANPSLTGLISRRTADDVQGEALGAAQSVAALGRAVAPVIAGALYTNVAPEAPYLAAGAWLWAAAALAPLLTASRTGEEPIAP, translated from the coding sequence ATGCGGCCGCTCTTCGTGGTGTTCCTGACGGTCACTCTGGACCTGGTGGGGTGGGGGATCGTCATCCCACTCCTGCCGTTCTACGCGCAGGAGTTCGGGGCGTCCCCGCTGGAAGTGACGCTCCTGATGGGGTGCTATTCGCTCGCCCAATTCCTCGGTGCCCCGTGGTGGGGCCGCCTCAGCGACCGCGTCGGTCGTCGCCCCGTGATGCTGGTGTCGATCACGGCGACGGCGATTGCCCTCGCGCTGTTCGCGACGGCTCCGAGCCTGCTGCTGTTGTTCGTCTATCGGAGCCTGCATGGCTTTGCCGCCGCGAACATCGGCATTGCGCAGGCCTGCGTGGCGGACCTCACCACACCGGAGACACGCGCGCGCGGGATGGGGTTGGTCGGCGCCGGCTACGGCGTCGGATTCACCCTGGGGCCGGCCCTGGGGGGTGTGTTGTCCTCGTTCGGATTGTCGGTTCCCTTGCTGGTGGCCGCTGGCCTGAGCGTGCTCAACCTCGGCGTGGCGTTCCTGGTGTTACCGGAAACGCGGCATTCCACGAGCGTGCGCAGCACCCGGACGATCGCCCCCGGCGTGCTGTGGCACACGTTGATGCATCCAACCGTTGGTGGCGTCGTGGCCACCTTGGGGATGCAGGTCATGGCGTTTGCGGCAATGGAGAGCTGCCTCGCCTTGCTGGCCGCCGCGCGCCACGGGTATGGGCCTCGAGATATTGGCTGGCTGCTGGTGGCCGTAGGGACCGTGAGCGTCGTGGTCCAGGCGGGGCTGCTGGGGCGCGCGGTGCGCGCGTACGGGGAGGGACGCGTGATCGTCTGGGGGCTCGCGACCTTTGGACTCAGCCTCCTGCTGATGGCAATCGTTCCCGGCGGATGGCCGTTTGTGGGCGCCCTGGCGCTGGCTGCGGTGGGTCAGGGGCTGGCCAACCCCTCGCTGACCGGACTGATCTCACGACGGACGGCCGATGACGTCCAGGGCGAGGCGCTCGGTGCCGCGCAATCGGTCGCGGCGCTCGGCCGAGCCGTCGCGCCGGTGATTGCGGGCGCCCTCTACACCAACGTTGCACCTGAGGCACCCTACCTCGCGGCCGGTGCGTGGTTGTGGGCGGCCGCAGCCCTGGCGCCCCTCCTCACGGCATCGCGCACCGGTGAGGAACCCATCGCCCCATGA
- a CDS encoding serine/threonine protein kinase: MTRDPIPHTSTGGLTPAEWDDVGAILEAALELVGDARARYLRDACGSRTHLRDELASLLAEVERGRRLSLEPTPDATGPSVALGTTIGHWRIQDLVARGGMGEVYRAARTDGEFTQLVALKVVRPGLVSPTFLRRSRIEREILARLTHENIVGILDAGTLADGRPFLVMPLVEGESITTYCERQALGLEARVRMIVEVAQTVQFAHSRLVVHRDLKPSNILVTADGSIRLLDFGIAKLLAADPDTPTDAELHSEIRLLTPEHAAPEQVRGDPVTTTTDVYALGVLLYQVLTGTRPHVAGDRPMVTFEREVLEVEPAAPSVAGKHQPWGRRLRGDLDRIIQMALRKEPDRRYPSAAAFAEDLERWMTGLPVRAEVDSFGYRARKFLVRNRTLVAAGSLVAMLLAAFAVTSAIQASRLERERNALAIQQATTHSVVGLLLGLFEKANPGRVPGGDTLRVEQLLAEVDPAIDTLAGQPLVQAEMWQTLGQIHSARGRHDQARRYHERALARLQTSASIDSQVLAKAMLNLGMEVGYLEGNAAAVPLMEAGLAMMRRHAPAGSAALLEAEVETATRRTADSTQRADLQRLIQQADSVQAPMQRAAALNQIAVNEFGRGGYRAAHAAFGEVLRILDSLLPRDHVNRLAVAGNLAATLTQLGELTTAEAAQREIVAIQLKATQVDSLHLGNQIQNLASTLAERGFLDEADSLLQVSINLTRGGLSAGSHTLHTAQFNRAQIHEARRRYPAALATLDSVIGARPAGRSPMQQVIYEGFRAQALMSMGRWRDARAVLDRIEGRYRALTKESVEAAAYLALWLGGSAMELGQASEALAHFDAGLARARTLFPETHRRVLALACGRGVALARLGRSAEAQTQLGAACPAYRANALAWRPVTDWAREVAPPGRE; the protein is encoded by the coding sequence ATGACGCGTGACCCCATCCCTCATACATCGACCGGTGGCCTGACGCCGGCAGAGTGGGATGACGTCGGCGCTATCCTCGAGGCCGCACTCGAGCTCGTCGGTGACGCGCGCGCGCGATATCTCCGGGACGCCTGCGGCAGCCGGACGCACCTGCGAGACGAGCTCGCATCATTGCTTGCTGAAGTGGAGCGCGGACGCCGCCTGTCGCTGGAGCCGACGCCGGACGCGACGGGACCCTCGGTCGCTCTCGGGACCACCATCGGGCATTGGCGCATACAGGATCTCGTGGCCCGCGGAGGGATGGGAGAAGTGTACCGGGCGGCCCGGACGGACGGGGAGTTTACCCAGCTGGTGGCACTCAAGGTCGTGCGACCCGGTCTCGTGTCACCGACCTTCCTGCGGCGGTCGCGCATCGAGCGCGAGATCCTGGCACGGCTGACGCACGAGAACATCGTCGGCATCCTCGACGCCGGAACACTGGCGGACGGACGACCCTTCCTGGTGATGCCGCTCGTCGAGGGTGAGTCGATCACCACCTATTGCGAGCGCCAGGCGCTGGGGCTGGAGGCGCGCGTGCGGATGATTGTTGAGGTCGCGCAGACGGTGCAGTTCGCCCATTCCCGGCTGGTCGTGCACCGGGACCTGAAGCCCTCGAACATCCTGGTGACCGCCGACGGGAGCATACGTCTGCTCGATTTCGGGATCGCGAAGTTGCTGGCGGCCGACCCCGACACCCCTACCGATGCGGAGCTGCACTCGGAGATCCGCCTCCTCACGCCGGAACATGCGGCGCCGGAACAGGTCCGCGGTGACCCGGTGACAACGACGACCGACGTATACGCGCTCGGCGTGTTGCTCTACCAGGTCCTCACGGGCACGCGTCCCCACGTGGCGGGGGATCGCCCGATGGTGACCTTCGAGCGAGAGGTGCTTGAGGTGGAGCCGGCGGCGCCGAGCGTAGCCGGGAAGCACCAGCCCTGGGGACGCCGGCTGCGGGGAGACCTGGATCGCATCATCCAGATGGCATTGCGCAAGGAGCCGGACCGCCGGTATCCGTCGGCCGCCGCCTTCGCGGAGGACCTCGAGCGGTGGATGACCGGGCTGCCGGTGCGCGCCGAAGTGGACTCGTTCGGGTATCGGGCCCGCAAGTTCCTGGTGCGCAACCGGACCCTCGTGGCCGCCGGGTCCCTCGTGGCCATGCTGCTCGCGGCCTTTGCGGTGACGAGCGCCATCCAGGCGTCACGGCTCGAGCGCGAACGTAACGCCCTCGCCATACAACAGGCGACGACGCATTCCGTCGTTGGTCTGTTGCTGGGACTCTTCGAGAAGGCAAACCCGGGGCGTGTCCCCGGTGGGGACACGCTGCGTGTGGAACAACTCCTGGCGGAAGTCGATCCGGCGATCGACACCCTCGCGGGCCAACCGCTGGTGCAGGCGGAGATGTGGCAGACGCTCGGCCAGATCCACTCGGCTCGCGGGCGCCACGACCAGGCACGTCGCTACCATGAGCGCGCCCTCGCCCGCCTGCAAACGTCCGCCAGCATCGATTCGCAGGTCCTCGCGAAGGCCATGCTCAACCTGGGTATGGAGGTCGGCTACCTCGAGGGAAACGCGGCCGCAGTTCCCCTGATGGAGGCGGGGCTAGCGATGATGCGGCGTCACGCCCCCGCGGGCTCTGCGGCGCTCCTGGAAGCGGAGGTGGAAACCGCAACCCGGCGCACCGCGGACAGTACGCAGCGTGCCGACTTGCAGCGACTCATCCAGCAGGCGGACTCCGTGCAGGCCCCGATGCAGCGCGCCGCCGCCCTCAACCAGATCGCGGTGAACGAATTCGGGCGCGGCGGATACCGGGCGGCACACGCGGCCTTCGGCGAGGTACTCCGCATCCTGGATTCGCTGCTCCCCCGCGATCACGTGAATCGACTCGCGGTTGCCGGAAACCTGGCGGCAACCCTGACGCAACTCGGGGAACTCACGACGGCTGAAGCCGCCCAGCGGGAAATCGTCGCGATCCAGTTGAAGGCGACGCAAGTCGACTCGCTGCACCTCGGCAACCAGATCCAGAATCTCGCGTCGACGCTCGCGGAACGCGGGTTCCTGGACGAGGCCGACTCCCTTCTCCAGGTCTCGATCAACCTGACCCGCGGCGGCCTCTCGGCGGGCTCACACACGCTCCACACGGCACAATTCAACCGGGCACAGATCCATGAGGCGAGACGGCGGTACCCTGCGGCCCTCGCCACACTCGACAGCGTCATCGGCGCCCGGCCCGCCGGCCGTTCCCCAATGCAGCAGGTGATCTACGAAGGGTTTCGGGCGCAGGCCTTGATGAGCATGGGACGATGGCGAGACGCACGCGCAGTGCTGGACAGGATCGAGGGTCGGTACCGCGCGTTGACGAAGGAAAGCGTGGAAGCCGCCGCGTACCTGGCGCTCTGGCTCGGCGGCTCAGCGATGGAGCTGGGCCAGGCGAGCGAGGCCCTCGCGCATTTTGACGCGGGGCTGGCTCGAGCACGCACCCTGTTCCCCGAGACTCACCGCCGGGTGTTGGCGCTCGCCTGCGGTCGCGGTGTTGCCCTTGCACGCCTCGGACGAAGTGCCGAGGCCCAGACTCAGCTGGGTGCGGCGTGTCCGGCGTACCGCGCGAACGCCCTGGCTTGGCGACCCGTGACCGATTGGGCGCGTGAAGTCGCCCCGCCGGGCCGGGAGTAG
- a CDS encoding sigma-70 family RNA polymerase sigma factor: MPHHSVAAAQQWLERLTPDLYRELKVLARSHLRRENVGHTLSTTALVHEAWLRLSKSQDLSPDDAARFFGVASNTMRRVLVDHARKIKSIKRGSGGTPVSVDEVGEFLSESDADEVVALDDALERLEQISPRAAQVVVARFFGGLSEQEAADALQISLRTVQRDWLTARAWLRREVARDLGFAETTLPPV, from the coding sequence ATGCCCCATCACTCGGTTGCCGCCGCCCAGCAGTGGCTGGAACGCCTCACCCCTGATCTCTACCGGGAGCTCAAGGTGCTGGCACGCTCGCACCTCCGGCGCGAGAATGTTGGACACACCCTCAGCACCACGGCCCTGGTGCACGAGGCGTGGTTGCGGCTGTCCAAGTCGCAGGATCTCTCGCCCGATGACGCCGCCCGCTTTTTTGGCGTGGCCAGCAATACCATGCGACGCGTCCTCGTGGACCACGCGCGCAAGATCAAGAGCATAAAGCGCGGAAGCGGCGGCACTCCCGTGTCCGTGGACGAGGTGGGTGAGTTCCTCAGCGAGAGTGACGCCGATGAGGTGGTGGCGCTCGACGACGCACTGGAGCGCCTGGAGCAGATCAGTCCGCGGGCAGCTCAGGTCGTGGTTGCACGCTTCTTCGGCGGCCTTTCGGAACAGGAGGCGGCCGACGCTCTGCAGATCTCGCTCCGCACGGTGCAGCGGGATTGGTTGACGGCGCGCGCCTGGCTGCGCCGCGAAGTCGCGCGCGACCTGGGGTTCGCGGAGACCACGCTACCCCCTGTGTGA
- a CDS encoding TonB-dependent receptor codes for MVAAYAVPLAAQTHQIAFADSGVRVAGRDVLSRLISLRLNGVTVEAALRTVAGLGGARLAYAGDLLPGDVRVTVSRERIALGDAFREVLRDTDLDIVVTPSGYVVVVRSPWPKVRPTFDSLPAVARPPLRTTRPQIMDRVLVMGTPASGAPERALASAVSVRTQGQLNSLGLMNMSQVFRTGIPGIVAWDLGIAGPLAQVGSVRGSSSFSSNYLKTYVDGVELASPYLLFAIDPFSIERVEVIRGPQGSAMYGSDAISGVVQVVTRKGSPTANWRPELDAMATVGRQESQFSDGPNATQRHSAMAFTGGGTTSFGIGGTWEDVAAAVAGGSSGTRGTFGGVRTLAGPLRLDATFRYADIRFTAPDNPLFAAVADRALATVRPLLASQRIENETYGLTADFQPREWWRQTLVIGLDRHNGAIPPQREPATVADALLGATQEAASKSSLRYSMAVRMLSTSDASMTATFGAERTHFVRDRLGLQQELIGAGSGLTSLYSETVDNTGAFGQLKVDVANTVFLSAGLRRERNSNFGANVGTAWSPMLGAAVTRDVGGATVKLRTAYGKGIRPPAPSMRRAIRTISFRQLENQELEPEVQSGTEGGMELYLGDRATVSLTGYSQDADGLIQQVIANPRERVRTIQYQNVGRIENRGIELEGTLRTGRVRTDLVYSRTNSRVRALAPTYTGDLTVGDRVPEVPTASGSGSLTLEGARLQATVGASYIGSWTGYDWLDYYAGELDAATAKPLLRNYWVNYPSLTKPFVGLAFTMSRHAEWYVRVDNLTNIQRNERDDLQIGAGRTTTLGLRIVR; via the coding sequence ATGGTTGCGGCGTACGCCGTGCCTCTGGCCGCGCAGACGCACCAGATCGCCTTCGCCGATAGCGGCGTCCGGGTGGCCGGTCGCGACGTCCTGTCGCGCCTGATTTCCCTGCGGCTCAATGGCGTCACGGTCGAGGCGGCACTGCGCACGGTGGCCGGACTCGGTGGCGCTCGTCTCGCCTACGCCGGCGATCTGCTCCCTGGAGACGTTCGGGTGACCGTTTCGCGTGAGCGCATTGCCCTGGGCGACGCGTTCAGGGAAGTCCTGCGGGACACAGATCTCGACATCGTCGTCACGCCATCGGGCTACGTCGTGGTCGTCCGGTCGCCGTGGCCCAAGGTGCGTCCGACCTTCGATTCGCTGCCGGCGGTTGCGCGACCGCCACTTCGCACGACGCGCCCGCAGATCATGGACCGCGTCCTCGTGATGGGTACACCAGCGAGTGGCGCGCCGGAGCGCGCGCTGGCCAGCGCCGTATCGGTGCGTACGCAGGGACAGCTGAACTCCCTCGGCCTCATGAACATGAGCCAGGTGTTCCGCACCGGCATTCCGGGGATCGTCGCCTGGGACCTGGGCATTGCCGGACCGCTCGCCCAGGTGGGCTCGGTCCGCGGCTCCAGCTCGTTCTCGTCCAACTACCTCAAGACGTACGTGGACGGCGTGGAGCTGGCGAGTCCGTACCTGCTGTTCGCAATTGATCCGTTCAGCATCGAGCGAGTGGAGGTGATTCGCGGGCCGCAGGGATCCGCGATGTATGGTTCGGACGCGATCAGCGGCGTCGTGCAGGTGGTGACGCGCAAGGGTTCGCCCACCGCCAACTGGCGGCCGGAACTGGACGCGATGGCCACGGTGGGTCGCCAGGAGAGCCAGTTCAGCGACGGCCCCAATGCCACACAGCGCCACTCGGCGATGGCGTTCACCGGGGGTGGCACGACGTCGTTTGGTATCGGGGGGACGTGGGAGGATGTCGCGGCCGCCGTGGCAGGTGGGTCGTCCGGTACGCGCGGAACGTTCGGGGGAGTCCGCACCCTGGCGGGTCCGTTGCGGCTGGATGCGACCTTTCGATATGCCGACATCCGGTTCACCGCGCCGGACAATCCGCTCTTTGCCGCCGTGGCCGATCGGGCGCTGGCTACCGTGCGACCACTGCTCGCCTCGCAACGGATCGAGAACGAGACGTATGGCCTGACCGCGGACTTCCAACCACGGGAGTGGTGGCGACAGACTCTGGTGATCGGCCTTGACCGGCACAATGGCGCCATTCCTCCGCAGCGTGAGCCAGCGACCGTTGCCGACGCGTTGCTGGGCGCCACGCAGGAAGCGGCGAGCAAGAGTTCGCTGCGCTACAGCATGGCGGTGCGGATGCTGTCCACCAGCGACGCCTCGATGACGGCGACCTTTGGCGCGGAACGCACGCACTTCGTCCGCGACCGGCTTGGGCTCCAGCAGGAGTTGATCGGGGCGGGGTCCGGGTTGACCTCCCTGTACTCGGAGACCGTCGACAACACCGGCGCCTTCGGCCAGCTGAAGGTGGACGTCGCGAACACCGTCTTCCTGAGCGCGGGGCTGCGCCGCGAGCGCAACTCCAACTTCGGCGCGAACGTCGGCACGGCCTGGTCCCCCATGCTGGGCGCCGCCGTCACCCGCGACGTCGGCGGGGCCACCGTGAAGCTGCGCACTGCCTACGGCAAGGGGATTCGTCCGCCGGCCCCCTCCATGCGCCGGGCGATCCGGACGATCAGCTTTCGCCAGTTGGAGAACCAGGAGCTGGAGCCCGAGGTGCAGTCGGGGACGGAAGGCGGGATGGAGCTGTACCTCGGCGACCGGGCCACGGTGTCCCTCACCGGCTACTCCCAGGATGCCGATGGACTCATCCAGCAGGTGATCGCAAACCCGCGGGAGCGCGTGCGGACCATCCAGTACCAGAACGTCGGCCGCATCGAGAACCGCGGGATTGAGCTGGAGGGCACACTGCGGACGGGACGCGTACGGACGGATCTCGTGTACTCGCGCACCAACTCGCGCGTCCGCGCGCTGGCCCCGACCTACACCGGGGACCTCACCGTCGGCGACCGGGTGCCCGAGGTGCCGACCGCGTCGGGCTCGGGATCGCTTACGCTGGAGGGCGCGCGCCTGCAGGCCACGGTTGGGGCGAGTTACATCGGCTCGTGGACGGGCTACGACTGGCTCGACTACTACGCCGGCGAACTCGACGCCGCCACGGCCAAGCCGCTCCTGCGGAACTACTGGGTGAACTATCCCTCGCTGACCAAGCCGTTCGTGGGGCTGGCCTTCACGATGTCGCGGCACGCGGAGTGGTACGTGCGCGTGGACAACCTCACGAACATCCAGCGCAACGAGCGCGACGACCTGCAGATCGGCGCAGGACGAACGACGACCCTGGGCCTACGCATCGTGCGTTGA
- a CDS encoding FecR domain-containing protein, with amino-acid sequence MTHENPTDTDFDRIARYLADEMTASERRLFEASLGGDAALAAATADARADWSAASIPAAVNLDAAWIAFQARIRSSDSTVIPIGRKARSWYGSVAILRYAAAAVLAVVGGTIWARRAPDAPPQAVVAATPAAQQRTIDLPDGSRVVLGPASEIRTIGDFTAGARDVELTGEAQFTVVHDEARPFRIRTATALIEDLGTVFTVRAVPQEPVRVSVSEGSVRVRRSGAEDRAAVVLQPRDVVVLADTGDPVVTRGVDVEHYQAWTRGRSDYRNTPAGEVFSDMGRWFDVEFQVTDSTLLARPLNVEFERNSIDEVLETLGQMLDVTFERRGRVITVAAPTRTGLRVAPNAQVGSGV; translated from the coding sequence ATGACCCACGAGAACCCCACAGACACCGACTTCGACCGGATCGCCCGCTACCTGGCGGACGAAATGACCGCGTCGGAACGTCGCCTGTTTGAGGCCTCCCTGGGTGGGGACGCGGCCCTGGCCGCGGCAACCGCGGATGCCCGAGCAGACTGGTCGGCGGCGAGCATTCCGGCAGCGGTGAACCTCGATGCCGCATGGATCGCTTTTCAGGCACGAATCCGGTCGAGCGACTCAACTGTCATCCCGATCGGCCGAAAGGCTCGTTCGTGGTATGGTAGTGTCGCGATACTGCGATATGCAGCCGCAGCCGTACTGGCTGTCGTGGGGGGCACCATCTGGGCGCGACGCGCCCCGGATGCTCCTCCGCAGGCTGTCGTCGCCGCAACGCCGGCGGCGCAGCAGCGCACGATCGATCTCCCGGACGGATCGCGCGTTGTACTCGGACCTGCCTCCGAGATCCGCACCATTGGCGACTTCACGGCGGGTGCTCGGGACGTCGAGCTGACCGGTGAGGCGCAGTTCACCGTCGTCCACGACGAAGCCCGACCATTCCGCATTCGGACGGCCACGGCGCTCATCGAGGACCTCGGCACCGTGTTCACGGTTCGCGCGGTGCCTCAGGAGCCGGTTCGCGTTTCTGTCTCCGAGGGGTCGGTGCGGGTGCGTCGCAGCGGCGCCGAGGATCGCGCGGCGGTGGTCCTGCAGCCACGGGACGTGGTCGTCCTCGCCGACACGGGGGACCCCGTGGTCACGCGGGGGGTCGATGTCGAGCACTACCAGGCGTGGACCCGCGGCCGCAGCGACTACCGGAACACCCCCGCCGGCGAGGTGTTCAGCGACATGGGGCGCTGGTTCGACGTGGAGTTCCAAGTGACCGACTCCACGCTGCTCGCCCGTCCGTTGAACGTGGAGTTTGAGCGCAACTCGATCGACGAGGTGCTGGAGACTCTTGGCCAGATGCTCGACGTGACCTTTGAACGTCGCGGCCGCGTGATCACCGTCGCGGCCCCCACTCGCACCGGGCTGCGGGTGGCGCCGAACGCACAGGTCGGGAGCGGTGTGTGA
- a CDS encoding RNA polymerase sigma-70 factor, translated as MERLRGNDTAIANPPYSSFPEDVNLSAVEAAPRGRLHLIPPSPLSTDREPQGAESDRSESARGRDAELIRRLRVGDERALEQLFREHYATMVTVVRRIVFAPDVAEELVQDVFFKVWRKREELAEIDTFRTYLIRAARNTALNHLRRQKLEHAHEEREAVKGEPMTVEATDDGAAAGELGEAVSRAIDRLPPRCREVFLLSRDTGLTYGEIATELGISIKTVETQMGRALKTLRILLAPFRRVGS; from the coding sequence ATGGAACGCCTCCGAGGGAATGACACAGCCATCGCCAATCCCCCTTACTCGTCATTTCCGGAGGATGTTAACCTCAGCGCAGTTGAAGCGGCCCCCCGGGGCCGATTGCACCTCATTCCGCCAAGCCCACTGAGCACCGACCGCGAGCCACAGGGAGCTGAGTCCGACCGCAGCGAATCCGCTCGGGGACGGGACGCGGAGCTGATCCGGCGGCTTCGGGTCGGCGACGAGCGTGCGCTCGAGCAGCTCTTCCGGGAGCACTACGCGACCATGGTGACCGTGGTCCGGCGGATCGTCTTCGCGCCCGATGTGGCTGAGGAGCTCGTGCAGGATGTCTTCTTCAAGGTCTGGAGAAAACGCGAAGAGCTTGCCGAGATCGACACCTTCCGGACCTACCTCATCCGGGCGGCCCGGAACACCGCACTCAATCACCTGAGGCGGCAGAAGCTGGAGCATGCTCACGAAGAACGTGAGGCGGTAAAGGGCGAGCCAATGACGGTGGAAGCGACGGACGATGGCGCGGCGGCGGGAGAGCTTGGCGAGGCGGTCTCCCGAGCGATTGATCGGCTTCCGCCCCGATGTCGGGAGGTGTTCCTCCTGAGCCGCGACACCGGGCTTACCTACGGCGAGATCGCCACCGAACTGGGGATCTCCATCAAGACGGTCGAGACCCAGATGGGGCGCGCCCTCAAGACGCTGCGGATCCTGCTGGCGCCATTCCGGCGGGTGGGGTCGTGA